One segment of Pyxidicoccus xibeiensis DNA contains the following:
- the recG gene encoding ATP-dependent DNA helicase RecG, which yields MNHPLASLVGPLRYACQRDFARLDTVKGLRPVLEHALAGAGGVDARVLEHLRAALPDVDDPAPERRKAALRRVVAGLRLSGVPLPVELEGVATGDGRRDGGRGPGAEAARAGGPTDSRPPGAGLLPGLEVASTRAARRPGVAVPPGAGAAASHAGEGRTLLREGALSPGAKPRATPPQGIPLSLLEVDAPGATPPGYVPPWKSTDPLPGGASSGGGAPARAKPGASATGGASSSSRGVTSGAGATSSLHAQQGTRAPSAARAGAMTSEAGSTSSPRGAASATRAGVMAPGPGSAQSSRAGAPAQAVGRMAKGPRQGVLDTGPEAVPGARTRKEKAERKQKRAAAAEASRNEAKLLSIAPRTGPLSMPLKTLDKRLGPKLVSTLNKKGLRRMGDILFLLPRCYEDRRQLRTIAELEPGARGVTVGTVKAADFVAGRGGRRMFRAVVGDRSGSIAATYFHAGPWLKSRFTVGKRIVLSGEVRATMSGREMAHPEIEPAEDLDSITSVHFNRIVPVYPGFERGEQRSFRELTSNVGDKYADALEDPLPVDLRRRLALMGLPEALRFIHFPPGDADLDALDSHLSPAHRRLAFDELFFLQLGMALKRQDVKAEVGISFDVSAPRLEKARSALPFKLTDAQARVVEELCRDLARPEPMSRLVQGDVGSGKTAVAMVAALVALQDGYQVAVMAPTEILAEQHERTFRKVLEPLGYRVGLVSSAGTAKSKRDRRDAVARGDVHLAVGTHALIQDDVAFRRLGLVVIDEQHRFGVLQRHSLMSKGPKPDVLVMTATPIPRTLAMTMYGDLDLSVIDQLPPGRTPISTRVFNEKQRARVYESVASELAKGHQAYVVYPLVEESEKLDLEDATQGVEKLRVVFPQARVGLLHGRMKGEEKDSVMEDFREKRLDLLVCTTVVEVGVDVPNASVMVVESAERFGLSQLHQLRGRVGRGAAASYCFLVAGAARSWESTERLSVMEHSSDGFVIAEKDLEIRGPGEFLGTRQSGLPELAVANLARDGDLLSMAQSEARRILEKDPDLKAREHQGLVKALEERWEGRLALARVG from the coding sequence GTGAACCATCCGCTCGCCAGCCTCGTTGGACCACTCCGGTATGCGTGCCAGCGCGACTTCGCGAGGCTCGACACCGTGAAGGGGCTGCGCCCCGTGCTGGAGCACGCGCTCGCGGGGGCAGGAGGCGTGGACGCCCGCGTCCTGGAGCACCTGCGCGCGGCGCTGCCCGATGTGGACGACCCCGCTCCGGAGCGCCGCAAGGCCGCGCTGCGGCGCGTGGTGGCCGGCCTGAGGCTCAGCGGCGTGCCGCTGCCCGTGGAGCTGGAGGGCGTGGCCACCGGCGACGGGCGGCGGGATGGAGGGCGGGGGCCCGGCGCGGAGGCGGCTCGTGCGGGTGGCCCCACGGACTCGCGGCCCCCCGGGGCGGGCCTGCTGCCCGGCCTGGAGGTGGCCTCCACGAGGGCGGCCCGGAGGCCTGGCGTGGCGGTGCCCCCGGGAGCAGGGGCCGCGGCCTCGCACGCCGGAGAGGGCCGGACGCTCCTGCGGGAGGGGGCGTTGTCGCCCGGCGCGAAGCCGCGTGCGACGCCGCCCCAGGGCATTCCCCTGTCGCTGCTGGAGGTCGATGCGCCCGGAGCGACTCCGCCGGGCTACGTGCCGCCGTGGAAGTCCACGGACCCCCTGCCCGGAGGGGCCTCGTCCGGAGGCGGGGCTCCTGCCCGTGCGAAGCCCGGTGCCTCCGCGACGGGTGGCGCCTCGTCCTCGTCCCGGGGCGTGACCTCGGGAGCGGGGGCCACGTCCTCGCTCCATGCTCAGCAGGGCACGAGAGCCCCGTCGGCAGCGCGTGCCGGTGCGATGACCTCGGAGGCGGGGTCGACGTCCTCGCCCCGTGGCGCGGCCTCCGCGACTCGCGCGGGTGTCATGGCACCGGGCCCTGGTTCCGCGCAGTCCTCCCGCGCCGGTGCTCCCGCGCAGGCTGTGGGACGGATGGCAAAGGGTCCCCGACAGGGCGTGCTCGACACCGGCCCGGAGGCCGTGCCCGGCGCCCGGACGCGCAAGGAGAAGGCGGAGCGGAAGCAGAAGCGCGCCGCCGCGGCCGAGGCGTCGCGCAACGAGGCGAAGCTGCTGTCCATCGCGCCCCGCACCGGGCCGCTGTCCATGCCGCTGAAGACCCTGGACAAGCGGCTGGGGCCCAAGCTGGTGTCGACCCTCAACAAGAAGGGGCTGCGCCGGATGGGCGACATCCTCTTCCTGCTGCCTCGCTGCTACGAGGACCGGCGGCAGCTTCGCACCATCGCCGAGCTGGAGCCCGGTGCGCGCGGCGTCACCGTGGGCACCGTGAAGGCCGCGGACTTCGTGGCGGGCCGCGGGGGCCGGCGGATGTTCCGCGCCGTGGTGGGGGACCGCTCGGGCAGCATCGCCGCCACGTACTTCCACGCGGGGCCGTGGCTCAAGAGCCGCTTCACCGTGGGCAAGCGCATCGTCCTCTCCGGCGAGGTGCGCGCCACCATGAGCGGCCGGGAGATGGCTCACCCGGAAATCGAGCCCGCCGAGGACCTCGACTCCATCACCTCCGTCCACTTCAACCGCATCGTCCCCGTCTACCCGGGCTTCGAGCGCGGAGAGCAGCGCTCCTTCCGCGAGCTGACCTCCAACGTGGGCGACAAGTACGCGGACGCGCTGGAGGACCCGCTGCCCGTGGACCTGCGCCGCCGCCTGGCGCTGATGGGCCTGCCGGAGGCGCTGCGCTTCATCCACTTCCCGCCCGGGGACGCGGACCTGGATGCGCTCGACTCGCACCTGAGCCCCGCGCACCGGCGGCTCGCGTTCGACGAGCTCTTCTTCCTGCAGCTCGGCATGGCCCTCAAGCGCCAGGACGTGAAGGCGGAGGTGGGCATCTCCTTCGACGTGTCCGCGCCCCGACTGGAGAAGGCCCGGAGCGCGCTCCCGTTCAAGCTCACGGACGCGCAGGCGCGCGTGGTGGAGGAGCTGTGCCGGGACCTGGCGCGCCCCGAGCCCATGAGCCGGCTGGTGCAGGGCGACGTGGGCAGCGGCAAGACGGCGGTGGCGATGGTCGCCGCGCTCGTCGCGCTGCAGGACGGCTACCAGGTCGCGGTGATGGCGCCCACGGAGATCCTGGCCGAGCAGCACGAGCGCACCTTCCGCAAGGTGCTGGAGCCGCTGGGCTACCGTGTGGGGCTGGTGAGCTCGGCGGGCACGGCGAAGTCGAAGAGGGATCGCCGGGACGCCGTGGCCCGGGGGGACGTCCACCTGGCGGTGGGCACCCATGCGCTCATCCAGGACGACGTCGCCTTCAGGCGACTGGGGCTGGTGGTCATCGATGAGCAGCACCGCTTCGGCGTGCTGCAGCGCCACTCGCTGATGAGCAAGGGCCCGAAGCCGGACGTGCTGGTGATGACGGCCACGCCCATTCCCCGCACGCTGGCCATGACGATGTACGGGGACCTGGACCTGTCCGTCATCGACCAGCTCCCGCCGGGGCGCACGCCCATCAGCACGCGCGTCTTCAACGAGAAGCAGCGCGCCCGAGTCTACGAGTCGGTGGCCTCCGAGCTGGCCAAGGGGCACCAGGCATACGTCGTCTACCCGCTGGTGGAGGAGTCCGAGAAGCTCGACCTGGAGGACGCGACGCAGGGCGTGGAGAAGCTGCGGGTGGTGTTCCCCCAGGCGCGCGTGGGGCTGCTGCACGGGCGGATGAAGGGCGAGGAGAAGGACAGCGTGATGGAGGACTTCCGCGAGAAGCGGCTGGACCTCCTCGTCTGCACCACCGTGGTGGAGGTGGGCGTGGACGTGCCCAACGCGTCGGTGATGGTGGTGGAGTCCGCGGAGCGCTTCGGCCTGTCGCAGCTGCACCAGCTCCGGGGGCGCGTGGGGCGCGGCGCGGCGGCGAGCTACTGCTTCCTGGTGGCCGGCGCCGCGCGCTCGTGGGAGTCCACCGAGCGCCTGTCCGTGATGGAGCACAGCAGCGACGGCTTCGTCATCGCGGAGAAGGACCTGGAGATTCGCGGGCCCGGCGAGTTCCTGGGCACGCGCCAGAGCGGCCTGCCCGAGCTGGCCGTGGCCAACCTGGCGCGGGACGGAGACCTGCTCTCCATGGCCCAGTCGGAGGCCCGGCGCATCCTGGAGAAGGACCCGGACCTGAAGGCCCGCGAGCACCAGGGGCTGGTGAAGGCGCTCGAGGAGCGGTGGGAAGGCCGCCTCGCGCTGGCGCGGGTGGGGTAG
- the ribB gene encoding 3,4-dihydroxy-2-butanone-4-phosphate synthase, with the protein MQPSRRTDTSMSHDTQLSSIEDAIRDIREGKFVIVADDEDRENEGDLIMAAELVTPEHLAFMVRHTSGIVCQPMLAERLDALRLPQMVADNTESHRTAFTVSVDYRHGTSTGVSAADRAKTIRALVDPSSKADDFLRPGHIFPLRYREGGVLRRAGHTEATVDLSRLAGLESSGILCELVKDDGTMMRMPDLMLFAREHKLSVITIADLIEYRRRKDRLVRREPGQHTVTTKYGEFTALTYTWMPDGAKSLVLVKGDPASKPSALVRLHAACAMGDVFGSPTCNCNALLDRALARIAREGTGVLVYLPGMHGDDFGIHHKRNADGSSAPARGPQETRDLGMGCQIVYDLGVRSLQVMTNTDITYRGLSGFGLTIDKRVPLQAD; encoded by the coding sequence ATGCAGCCTTCCCGGCGGACCGACACCTCCATGAGTCACGACACCCAGCTCTCCTCCATCGAGGACGCCATTCGCGACATCCGCGAAGGCAAGTTCGTCATCGTCGCGGACGACGAGGACCGTGAGAACGAGGGTGACCTCATCATGGCCGCGGAGCTGGTGACGCCCGAGCACCTGGCCTTCATGGTCCGCCACACCAGCGGCATCGTCTGCCAGCCCATGCTGGCCGAGCGGCTGGACGCGCTGCGGCTGCCGCAGATGGTGGCGGACAACACCGAGTCGCACCGCACCGCCTTCACCGTGTCCGTGGACTACCGGCACGGCACCAGCACCGGCGTGTCGGCCGCGGACCGCGCCAAGACGATTCGCGCCCTCGTCGACCCGAGCAGCAAGGCGGACGACTTCCTGCGCCCCGGCCACATCTTCCCGCTGCGCTACCGCGAGGGCGGCGTGCTGCGCCGGGCCGGCCACACCGAGGCCACGGTGGACCTGTCCCGCCTGGCGGGCCTGGAGTCCTCCGGCATCCTCTGCGAGCTGGTGAAGGACGACGGCACCATGATGCGGATGCCGGACCTGATGCTCTTCGCCCGCGAGCACAAGCTGTCCGTCATCACCATCGCGGACCTCATCGAGTACCGCCGCCGCAAGGACCGGCTGGTGCGCCGCGAGCCGGGACAGCACACCGTCACCACGAAGTACGGCGAGTTCACCGCCCTCACGTACACGTGGATGCCCGACGGCGCGAAGTCGCTGGTGCTGGTGAAGGGCGACCCCGCGTCGAAGCCCAGCGCGCTGGTGCGGCTGCACGCCGCGTGCGCCATGGGCGACGTCTTCGGCTCGCCGACGTGCAACTGCAACGCGCTGCTGGACCGGGCGCTGGCGCGCATTGCCCGCGAGGGCACCGGCGTCCTCGTGTACCTGCCCGGCATGCACGGCGACGACTTCGGCATCCACCACAAGCGCAACGCCGACGGCAGCAGCGCCCCCGCGCGCGGCCCGCAGGAGACGCGCGACCTGGGCATGGGCTGCCAGATTGTCTACGACCTGGGCGTGCGCTCGCTCCAGGTGATGACCAACACGGACATCACCTACCGCGGCCTGTCGGGCTTCGGCCTCACCATCGACAAGCGCGTGCCGCTCCAGGCGGACTGA
- the thrC gene encoding threonine synthase, with protein sequence MSATMSGFRAEYACSEGCDFRASLLDVVYRCPRCNGLLEVSHDVAALRTVPAAEWKRRFETRFGSARLPDASGVWGKREWAYPQLPTEDIVSLGEGRVPLKPLPRMAAELGLATLELKECGVSPTGSFKDWGMTVLVSAVKHMRARGVPLRAVACASTGDTSAALSAYCAAAGIPAVVFLPRDKVSLAQLVQPIANGARVLSLDTDFDGCMKLVQAVTADTGLYLANSMNSLRIEGQKMVAVELCQDLGWEPPDWVVIPGGNLGNASALGKGFELMFQLGLISRRPRIAVAQAERANPLARSFRGGFAELEPLLAGPTLASAIRIGNPVSFRRAVRVLKAFDGVVEDATESELANAAARADREGTFTCPHTGVALAAVEKLVARGVIARGSSVAVVATAHGLKFADFKVGYHRSALADVTSRYANPPVELPANLDAVRSALADLG encoded by the coding sequence ATGAGCGCCACCATGTCCGGCTTCCGTGCCGAGTATGCGTGCAGCGAGGGCTGTGACTTCCGCGCCTCGCTGCTGGACGTCGTCTACCGGTGCCCGCGCTGCAACGGGCTGCTGGAGGTGTCGCACGACGTGGCGGCCCTGCGCACCGTGCCGGCGGCGGAGTGGAAGCGGCGCTTCGAGACGCGCTTCGGCTCCGCGCGCCTGCCGGACGCCTCGGGTGTCTGGGGCAAGCGCGAGTGGGCGTACCCGCAGCTCCCCACCGAGGACATCGTGTCCCTGGGAGAGGGACGCGTGCCGCTCAAGCCGCTGCCGCGCATGGCGGCGGAGCTGGGGCTGGCGACGCTGGAGCTGAAGGAGTGCGGCGTCTCGCCCACGGGGAGCTTCAAGGACTGGGGGATGACCGTCCTCGTCTCCGCCGTGAAGCACATGCGCGCCAGGGGCGTGCCGCTGCGCGCGGTGGCGTGCGCGTCCACGGGGGACACCTCCGCGGCGCTGTCCGCCTACTGCGCGGCGGCGGGGATTCCGGCGGTGGTGTTCCTGCCGCGCGACAAGGTGTCGCTCGCGCAGCTCGTGCAGCCCATCGCCAACGGGGCGCGGGTGCTGTCGCTGGACACGGACTTCGACGGCTGCATGAAGCTGGTGCAGGCGGTGACGGCGGACACGGGGCTGTACCTGGCCAACTCGATGAACTCGCTGCGCATCGAGGGCCAGAAGATGGTCGCCGTGGAGCTCTGCCAGGACCTCGGCTGGGAGCCGCCGGACTGGGTGGTGATTCCGGGCGGCAACCTGGGCAATGCCAGCGCGCTGGGCAAGGGCTTCGAGCTGATGTTCCAGCTGGGGCTCATCTCCCGCCGGCCGCGCATCGCCGTGGCGCAGGCCGAGCGCGCCAACCCGCTGGCGCGCTCCTTCCGTGGCGGCTTCGCCGAGCTGGAGCCCCTGCTGGCCGGGCCCACGCTGGCGTCGGCCATCCGCATCGGCAACCCGGTGTCCTTCCGGCGCGCGGTGCGCGTCCTCAAGGCCTTCGACGGCGTGGTGGAGGACGCCACGGAGTCCGAGCTGGCCAACGCCGCCGCGCGGGCGGACCGCGAGGGCACCTTCACCTGCCCTCATACGGGCGTGGCGCTGGCGGCGGTGGAGAAGCTGGTGGCGCGGGGAGTGATTGCCCGGGGCTCCAGCGTCGCGGTGGTGGCCACCGCGCACGGGCTGAAGTTCGCGGACTTCAAGGTGGGCTACCACCGGAGCGCGCTGGCGGATGTCACCAGCCGCTACGCCAACCCCCCGGTGGAGCTGCCGGCGAACCTGGACGCGGTGCGAAGCGCCCTGGCGGACCTGGGCTGA
- a CDS encoding protein-L-isoaspartate(D-aspartate) O-methyltransferase, with translation MGDWARAEFLAGQGIRDRRVLQAIARLDRADFVPERARSEAPSDVPLPIGHGQTISQPYVVALMTEALALKGYERVLEIGTGSGYQTAVLAGLCREVYTVEIVPELARSSRLLLHRLGFQNVYYRRGDGSLGWPEAAPFDAVLAAAAPSQVPIALLSQLKRGGRMVLPVGPVGGAQELLRIRRARHEGELPLVERLLPVRFVPMTGQALQE, from the coding sequence ATGGGCGACTGGGCACGTGCTGAGTTCCTGGCGGGGCAGGGCATCCGAGACCGGCGGGTGCTGCAGGCGATTGCGCGCCTGGACCGCGCCGACTTCGTGCCGGAGCGGGCCCGGAGCGAGGCACCCTCGGACGTGCCCCTGCCCATCGGCCATGGGCAGACCATCAGCCAGCCCTACGTCGTGGCGCTGATGACGGAGGCCCTGGCGCTCAAGGGCTACGAGCGCGTGCTGGAGATTGGCACCGGCTCCGGTTACCAGACGGCGGTGCTCGCCGGGCTCTGCCGCGAGGTGTACACGGTGGAGATCGTCCCGGAGCTGGCCCGCTCCTCGCGCCTGCTGCTGCACCGGCTGGGCTTCCAGAACGTGTACTACCGGCGGGGAGATGGTTCGTTGGGCTGGCCCGAAGCGGCCCCCTTCGATGCCGTGCTCGCCGCCGCCGCCCCCAGCCAGGTGCCCATCGCGCTCCTGTCCCAGCTCAAGCGCGGGGGCCGCATGGTCCTCCCGGTAGGGCCCGTCGGAGGTGCCCAGGAGCTGCTGCGAATCCGCCGCGCCCGGCACGAAGGGGAGCTGCCCCTCGTCGAGCGCCTCCTCCCGGTGCGCTTCGTCCCCATGACGGGGCAGGCCCTCCAGGAGTGA